In Notamacropus eugenii isolate mMacEug1 chromosome 1, mMacEug1.pri_v2, whole genome shotgun sequence, one genomic interval encodes:
- the ARRDC1 gene encoding arrestin domain-containing protein 1, producing MGKLQLFEIYLSNSRVIYSPGEPLTGTVNLRLGAALPYRAIRVTCTGSCGVSSKANDTSWTVEEAYFNSTLSLADKGTLSPGEHAFPFQFLLPTTAPTSFEGPFGKIVHQLRAVIDTPRFSKDHKCSRIFYILSPLNLNSLPDIEQPNEATTIKKFSYKLVKSGSVVLTASTDLRGYVVGQVVQLRADIENQSGKDTGPVVASLLQKVSYKAKRWIYDLRTIAEVEGSGVKAWKRAEWREQILVPALPQSVLPGCSLIHIDYFIQVSLKAPEATVNLPLFIGNIAVNCPPLSPGLALSGLPPPLVPTAPPEDLDMAACGPCPMVSVSLPTKSHSQQQQQSTQPFSYTPGLSFPETQPEAEPGPEDGSPAPSRPPLCLSTGATIPYFAEGPVVPMPTASDLILPPEYSTWGYPYEAPPSYEQSCSSASSGLSNGN from the exons CTATCAGAGTCACCTGTACGGGGTCCTGTGGAGTGTCCAGCAAGGCCAATGATACTTCATGGACAGTGGAAGAAGCATACTTCAACAGCACATTGTCCCTGGCTGACAAAG GGACCTTATCTCCTGGAGAACATGCCTTCCCCTTCCAGTTCCTGTTGCCAA CCACAGCACCCACATCCTTTGAGGGGCCCTTTGGTAAGATTGTGCACCAGTTGCGGGCTGTGATCGACACCCCTCGCTTCTCCAAGGACCACAAATGCAGCCGTATATTCTACATCCTCAGTCCCTTGAACCTCAACAGCCTCCCAGACATCGAG CAACCCAATGAGGCCACGACTATCAAGAAGTTCTCTTACAAGTTGGTGAAGAGTGGAAGCGTTGTCCTCACTGCAAGCACTGATCTCAGGGGCTACGTTGTGGGCCAGGTGGTCCAGCTCCGGGCAGATATTGAGAACCAGTCTGGCAAGGACACAGGTCCTGTGGTGGCCAGCCTTCTCCAG AAAGTATCCTACAAGGCCAAGCGCTGGATCTATGATCTTCGGACAATCGCAGAAGTTGAAGGCTCAGGGGTGAAGGCCTGGAAGCGGGCTGAGTGGCGGGAGCAGATCTTGGTGCCAGCCCTGCCACAGTCGGTGCTGCCTGGCTGTAGCCTCATCCACATAGACTACTTCATTCAG GTCTCACTGAAGGCACCTGAAGCAACAGTGAATCTGCCCCTTTTCATTGGCAACATTGCAGTGAATTGCCCTCCATTAAGTCCTGGCCTGGCCTTGTCTGGGCTCCCACCCCCCCTGGTGCCTACTGCACCACCTGAAGACTTGGACATGGCAGCCTGTGGGCCTTGTCCTATGGTCAGTGTCTCCCTCCCTACCAAGAGTCActcacaacaacagcaacaatcaACACAGCCCTTCAGCTATACACCTGGCCTGAGCTTTCCTGAGACCCAGCCTGAGGCTGAGCCTGGCCCTGAGGATGGTTCACCTGCTCCTAGCCGGCCTCCCCTTTGCCTGTCCACTGGTGCCACTATTCCCTACTTTGCTGAAGGCCCTGTGGTGCCTATGCCTACAGCCAGTGACCTGATCCTGCCACCAGAGTATAGCACATGGGGCTACCCTTATG AGGCGCCTCCCTCCTATGAACAGAGTTGCAGCAGTGCCAGCTCAGGCTTGAGCAATGGGAACTGA